The Saccharothrix violaceirubra genome segment ACGCCAAGCTGCGCGACCGGTGGCAGCCGGGCATCGACGTGCCGGCCGCGGTCGGGCGGGCGGACTCCGGCGACATCGAGATCGACCTGGTGGAGCTGTTCACCGACGTCGCCGAGCTGGCGCAGGACGTGGGCACGGGCGTGGCGCTGCTCATCGACGAGATGCAGGACGTGCGGCCGGACGACGTGTCGGCGCTGTGCGCGGCGTGCCACGAGCTGTCCCAGTCCGGTGCGCCTTTGGTCGTGGTCGGTGCGGGGCTGCCGCACCTGCCGGCCGTGCTGTCGGCGGCCAAGTCGTACTCCGAGCGGTTGTTCCGGTACGTGCGGATCGACCGGCTGTCCCGTGAGGACGCGGACCGCGCGGTGCTCGCGCCCGTCGCGCGTGAGGACGCGGGGATCGACGTGGAGGCGCTCGACGCGCTGTTCGACGCGTCCGGCGGCTACCCGTACTTCATCCAGGCGTACGGGAAGGCGGCGTGGGACGCGGCGCCGTCCGACCCGATCACGGCGGTGGACGTGGCCGTGGCGGCACCCGAGGCGGACGCCGAGCTGGCCGTGGGGTTCTTCGGGTCGAGGTACGAGCGGGCGACACCCGCCGAGCGCGAGTACCTGCGGGCCATGGCCGGGACCGGGGACGGGCGGGACGCGGGCGTGCCGACGTCCGCCGTCGCGGAACACCTGGGGCGCAAGCCTTCGTCGTTGTCGCCGGCGCGGGACAGCCTGATCAAGAAGGGGCTCGTGTACTCGGCCGAGCGCGGGCTGATCGCGTTCACCGTGCCGCACTTCGGACGGTTCCTGCTCGCTCACGGCGAGTGACACTGTCAACTGTGACAGACAGATGAATCGACGGTGTCGTCCAGGTCACTGCCGATGAATCGCCGGTTTGTGCGCCACCTCACCGGATAAACGGGTGCGCGTGCGGGGGTCTCGGGTGCATACTTGAGGCACACCACCCGAGGAAACGCCGAGAGGGATGAGATCGCGATGAACATCGCTGCGAAGCTCCGCGCCCGCCGTGTCGACGCTCGCAACCGCAAGGCCGTCGCACGTGCGCTCGAGCAGGCGCCGACCCCGGCCATGCGCCACGAACTGATGGCCATCGCCCAGGCTCAGGTGACCACCCTCCGCTGAACCGTCAGGCGCGCGTGGCGACAACCCGCATCGACACCGGGTACACGCCCCGTCGTCCCGCGCGCCGGGTCAAGGAGTGGGGATACGACGAGGCCCCTGCCGCACCTCCCGCGCGGCAGGGGCCTCGTTCCATCTCTTTCAGTGCCCGATGGGTGCTGTAACAGTCCCCGAACGTGTCTCGATGACACTCATGACCCCGCGATGCTGTCGGACCCCCGACCTGGCAGCACCGCGGGGTTTCCCATCGGTCAAGCCGTCGGCGAGCCGGTCCACGTGTCGTTGGACGGCGTTCTGCGCGCACGACTGTTCATCACTTACCCCCTGAGATGTGCTTGTCCCCCATGGACCACTCCATGGTGCCACCGGGGTACGACACTTCGGCTTGAGAGCATGGTCCGATGGGCTCAGCGATCGTCGTCGTGGACGCCGCGAATGTCGTGGGTTCGGTGCCCGATGGCTGGTGGAAGGACAGGTGGGGTGCGACCGAGCGCCTCCGGGATTCACTGATTCCGCTCGTGGCGAACGGTCTACCCGGCTTCGCGTCCGGACCGCTCGAAGTGGTGCTGGTGGTCGAAGGACGCGTCCGCGATCTGCCGTCGGTGCCCGGAGTCCGAGTGGTCGGTGCCCCGGGATCGGGCGACGACACGATCGTCTCGGTCGTCCGGGACCTTCGGGGAAGGCGTTGTGCCGTCGTCACGGCGGACCGCGAGTTGCGCCGCCGCGTGACCGGGTTGGGCGCCGAAGTGCTCGGTCCGCATTCCGTGCGAGGCTGAAACCCATGAGCTTCACCGCCCACTGGCACGTCTACCGCCCGGACGAACTCCCCGCCGAGGAGACGCTGGTGGTCGAAACCCCGGCGGACGTCGACCACCTCGTGGCCCGCCTGTCCGATCCGGACTCCTCACCCGCCATGGTCTTCCACTCGGCCCGGCCGGAGATCGTGTCGGAGTGGAGCGGCGAGACCGTGGACGACCACCTGCTGTGGGCGTTGGTGCACAAAGGTTTCGGGTACCTGGACTTCCACAGCCCGGAGCACGTGTCGTGTGCCCTCGTCGGCGACCCGGCGTCGGAGGGCTACCACTACGACTACGTCGACTACGACCCTGGCAGCGGTGTCGCCTTGGACCTGTTCACGCGGGCGTTGAAGGAATTCCTCCGCACAGCGGAACGTCCTACGTGTGCGGAGTGGCGGGACACGGACTGACCACCGCTCATACGACGAGCCGCCGACACTCGTCGGCGAACTTCCCGCAACGGTGACCGTCGTTGCCCAGGATGTCGAGCAACTCCCCGACGCACCCCGGCGGCCGGCGGTAGCGCGACACCTGGGTCCGCAGTGCCCGGTGCACGGTGTGGGGCGAGAGGTCCAACTGATCGAGCAGGAACCCGTCCTGGTGGACGATCTCGATGTCGTAAGGCTGGACGGACGACGCGGGGAAGTCCTTGAGGTTCTCGGTCACCAGGACCTCCGCCCCGCCTCGGATCGCGGCAGCGAGGACGTGGCGGTCTTTCGGGTCGTTCGTCATCACGTCGATCAGATCGGCGTAGCCGGTGACCTCCGCCTCCGGGAACGTGCTTCCCATCTGTTCACGGAGATGGTGGACCTGTTGTGCGGTCGCGCCGCGCTTGCGCAAGTTGCGATCGAGTTCCTCCATGACGTCCGTCGACCACAACGGTCTGTAGAGGCCCTGCTCGGCGATGCTCAGGATCGTGTCGCGCAAGTACGGCTTGAACAGCACGCAGGTGTCGGAGAACGCTGGGAACAAAGCTCACCCGTCGACCGGCAGTCGCTCGACCGGTTCGTCGAGCGGGAGGTCGTAGAGTCCACCTTCTTCCCCGTCCCGCACCATTTGGTCCAGACCGGCGGAACGGGCCCGGCGCATGCGCTCCTGGTGGGCGAGCAGATCCGCGAGCTTGACCCGGCGGTGGCGGTTGGGCTTGTCGTATGGGATTTCGCCGGCTTCGAGCATGCGCACCAGCGTCGGGCGGGACACTCCTAGGAGGTTCGCCGCCTCGCTGGTCGTAAGCACGGTGTGCTGGGGCGCGACCGTGATCGCGAGTCCCTGGGACAGGGCGGTCACCACGTCCCGCAGTACCTCGAAGACCTCGACGGGAAGCGGCAACCGGCTTCCGTCGGGGCCGATGAGCACCGCAGTCTCCCCGGTCGACCGCGAAAGGGCCGCCACCCACGCCGAGAGGCTCTCCGGGCTCTCGGGGGGAAGCACTGTTCGCTCTTCGACTGTGGTCATACCTGCAAGTCTAACTTAAAACGAACAAAACGAAACCGGCGGAAACGGCATCGACCACCGTCGGTCGCCCACATGGTGGACAGCGGAACGCCCGCCCCTTGACCCGGTGTTCAATCCGTGCGTGACGACCCCACGCCGCCGAGCCCGTGTCCGCGCCCCCGAACTGGTGGGCCGCGGCTGGCTCAACACCGGCGACCAGCAGCTCCGTCTCGCCGACCTGCGCGGCAAGGTCGTGCTCTTGGATTTCTGGACCTTCTGCTGCATCAACTGCCTGCACGTCCTGGACGAACTCCGCCCTCTGGAGGCCGAGTTCGCGGACGTCCTGGTCACGGTCGGCGTCCACTCGCCCAAGTTCGTCCACGAAGCCGACCCCGACGCGCTCAAGGCCGCGGTCGAGCGGTACGGCGTCCACCACCCCGTGCTGGACGACCCGGACCTGACCACGTGGACCAACTACGCCGTGAAGGCATGGCCGACGCTCGTCCTCGTCGACCCCGAGGGGTACGTCGTGCACGTCGCCTCCGGCGAAGGGCACCACGACGCCCTGCGCCAGGTGATCACCGAGCTGATCGCCGAGCACGAAGCCAAAGGCACGGTGCACCGCGGCGACGGCCCGTACGTCGCCCCCGTCGACGAGCACACCGAGCTGCGCTTTCCGGCCAAGGCGGTGCGCGCCGGCGACACCCTGCTGGTCAGCGATTCCGCGCACCACGCCGTGGTCGAACTCGACCTCGACGGCGAGACCGTCCTGCGCCGCTTCGGCACGGGCGCGCGTGGCCGCACCGACGGCACCGCGCCGACCTTCTCCGAACCCGCCGGCCTCGCGCTGCTGCCCGACGACGTCGCCCGCCGCGTCGGCTACCACGTCGTCGTCGCGGACACCGTCAACCACCTCCTGCGCGGCCTGAACCTCGACACCGGCGAGGTCAGCACCGTCGCCGGCACCGGCGAGCAGTGGCGCGACGGCGAGACCGACGGCCCGGCCGACAAGATCCCGCTCACCAGCCCGTGGGACGTCGCGTGGTGGGAACCGGCCGGCGGCGTGGCCATCGCGCTCGCGGGCAACCACACGCTCGGCCTCTTCAAGCCCGAGGACCACCGCCTCGAACGGCTCGCGGGCACCACTGTGGAGGGTCTGCACGACGGCCCCGCGCTCGACTCGTTCTTCGCGCAGACGTCCGGTCTCGCGGCCGACGGCGACCGGCTGTGGCTGGTCGACTCCGAGACGTCCGCGCTGCGGTGGCTCGACGCCGACCGGACCGTCCACACCGCCGTCGGCAAGGGCCTGTTCCACTTCGGACACCACGACGGCCCGGCCGACGAGGCGTTGTTCCAGCACCCGCTCGGCGTGACCGTCCTGCCCGACCACACCGTCGCGGTCTCCGACACCTACAACGGCGCGATCCGCCGCTACGACCCGGAAACCGGCGAGGTGTCGACGCTCGCCACCGACATCGCCGAACCGTCGGACGCGGTCGTGGTCGACGGCGAACTCGTCGTCGTGGCCAGCGCCGCGCACCGGCTCGAACGCCCGGTGGCACCCGGCGCGCGACTGGTCAGCGGCCGGGCACACGAGGTCCGCCGCCCGCCGTCGGAGATCGCGCCCGGCGAGTTCGAGCTCGTCGTCGTGTTCACGCCGCCCACCGGGCAGAAGCTCGACGACCGCTACGGGCCGTCGACCCGGCTGGAGATCACGAGTTCGCCGCCCGGTCTGATCGTCGAGGGCGCGGGCGTCGGCACGGACCTGGTCCGCACGCTGCGGATCGCGGACGGTGTCACGGAAGGCGTGCTGCACGTCGTCGCGCAGGCCGCGAGTTGCACCGACGACCCGGCCGTCGAACACCCCGTGTGCAAGCTGACCAGGCAGGACTGGGGCGTGCCCGTGATCGTGCGGTCCGCCGCCCCGCACCGGCTGCCCCTGATGATGGGCGGGCTCGACGAGGGCTGACCGCCGGTGCACGTAGACTCCGCGAGTGCCCGATGTCAAGCTTGAGATCCAGATGCTGCACGACCGGATCATGGTGCGGATCTCGCCGGAGGACGGCGAACGTCGCAGCAGCGGCGGCATCGTGATCCCGGCGACCGCGCAGATGGCTCGGCGGCTGGCATGGGGCGACGTCCACGGCGTCGGCACCAGTGTGCGCCACGTCAAGGTGGGCGACCGTGTCCTCTTCAACCCCGAGGACCAGTTCGAGGTCGAGGTCCAGGGCCAGACCTACCTGGTGATGCGGGAGCGTGACGTGCACGCGACCGCGACGGAGAGAACGGATCACGGGACCGGGCTGTACCTGTAGTGCCGTGACCTGCGCGTGACGGCGGTCGGGTAAGCAGTCCCAGCACCTTGCGGAGAGGCCAGGAGGGGAAGCGGTGCCGGAGAACCAGCGACCGGAGTCCGACGCGGAGCGGACCACGGCCATGCGGCCGGTCCGCGCGTCGGAAACCGCTTCCGAGCGCACGACCGTGATAGCCGCGTCGGCGATCCAGGCCCAGGACGCGGTCTGGCCCGACGAGGAGCCGGACGCCGAACCCGAAGCGCCACAAGGGGTCGACGCGACTGTCCGGAACATGGCGCCTTCGGGCGTCACCCGAGCTTTGTCCGGTTCGTCCCCCGCAGAAGAGACGCAGATCACGTCGCCCGTCGTGCCCGCGTCGGAGGACGCCACGACGACCGTGTCCCTGGGCTCCGGCGACGCCGAGGCGACCACGTTCACGACGCCGGTCCGGCCCGCCGCCGACGGGATCCGGCAGCCCGTCCCCGAGGACGAGCCGACGCGCAGCCTCACGCCGCCGGACGAGTCCACCCGCGATTTCTCGTCCTACACGGCGTCCGAGGAGACCACGGTCTTCGCCGCACCCGTGCTGCCCGAACCACCGGACGCCACCGTGCTCGGCCCGATCATGGTCGACGAGCGGGCGGACGCCGAGGAGCAGGCCGCCAAGCGGAAGCGCGGTCGCAAGGCGTTGCTCGTCGCCGCGGGCGTGCTCGGCGTGCTGGTCGTGCTGTGGGGCGTGGACATCCTGGTGTCCGGTGGCAACGTGCCGCGCGGCGTCACGGTCGCGGGCGTGGACATCGGCGGCCTGGGCCACGACGAGGCCGAGGCCAAGCTGCGCAGGGAACTCGGCCCGCGCCTGGAGCAGCCGGTCAAGGCCCGCGCCGGCGACGTCGAGACCCAGCTCGACCCGAAGGCCGCCGGGCTGACCCTGGACTGGGAGGCCACGCTCGAACGCGCCGGCAGCCAGCCGTTGTCCCCGGTGACCCGCGTGACGTCGTTCTTCACCTCGCGTGAGGTCGGGTTCGCGACCACGGCCGACAACGGCAAGCTGACCGCCGCGCTGGAAGGTCTGCGTCCCACCACCGACCACGACCCGGCCGAGGGCACGATCAAGTTCGAGGGCGCCAAGGCCGTCGCGGTCGACCCGCGTCAGGGCCAGAAGCTCGACGCGGCCGGTGCGACCGACAAGCTGCTCGCGGACTGGGCCGACGGCGGCACGGTCGAGCTGCCGGTGAGCACCACGCCGGTGAAGACGACGAAAGAAGGCGTGGCGCAGACCCTCAAGGAGGTCGCCGAGCCCGCCGTCGCGTCGCCCGTCGTGATCAAGGGCGAGGGCAAGGACGCGACGCTCAAGCCCGAGCAGCTCGGCGCCGTGCTGGTGTTCGAGCCGGGCGAGAACGGCGCGCTGAACGCCAAGGTGGACAACAACAAGGTCGTCGAGGCCGCCGGTCCGCAGCTCAAGGAGACCGAGAAGGAGGGCAAGGACGCCCAGATCGTCTTCGAGGGCGGCCGACCCGTGGTCAAGGAGTCGGTGGACGGCCGCGGCGTCGACTGGGACAAGTCGTTGGCGACCTTCATCGACGTGCTCAAGAGCGCGGACAAGCGCGAGGTCAAGGCCGAGTACAAGCACACGCCCGCCAAGGTGACCACCGAGCAGGCCAACAAGATGGGCATCAAGGAGGTCATCGGCGAGTTCAGCACCGGTGGCTTCGCGGGCGACTCGGGCACGAACATCCGCGTGGTGGCCGAGAAGGTCAACGGCGCGATCGTGAAGCCGGGCGAGACGTTCTCGCTCAACGCGTACACGGGTCCGCGCGGCGTCGGCCAGGGCTACGTCGAGGCGGGCATCATCAACGACGGCATTCCTGGCCGCGCGGTCGGCGGCGGCATCTCGCAGTTCGCCACGACGCTGTACAACGCCGGGTACTACGCGGGCATGAAGGACGCGGGCCACACCGAGCACAGCTACTGGATCTCCCGGTACCCGGCGGGCCGCGAGGCCACGGTGTTCATGGACACCGCGGGCAACTCGATCATCGACATCGCGTTCACCAACCCGGACCAGACCGGCGTCGCGATCCAGACGATCTGGACCCCGTCGTCGATCAAGATCGTGCTGTGGGGCACCAAGAACTACGACGTCACCGGTTCGACGAGCGGCCACTTCAACGTGACCACGCCGACCGAGCGCAAGGTGACGACCAAGCCGTGCTCGCCCAGCAACGGTGCCGAGGGCTTCTCGGTGACCGACACGCGCACGGTCACCGACCGGCGCACGGGCCAGAGCCGCTCGGAGAGCCGCACGGTCAAGTACGACGCCCAGTTCAAGATCGTCTGTGAGGCCCCGCCGGCGCCGTCGGGAGGTTGACCGACGCCACGACCGGGTATCACCCGGTTGTGGCTACCGCAGGTGAGGTGCGCAGACACCCGACGATCCAGGTGCTCGGCCGGGCGGGAATGGTGTGCTACGGGGTCGTGCACGTCCTGTTGGCCGTACTGACGGCGCAGGTCGTGTTCGGCGACGCGGGGGAGCAGACGGACCAGAAGGGCGCCGTGGCCCTGGTCGCCCAGACCCCCTTCGGACCCGTGCTGCTGTGGGTGCTCGCGATCGGGCTGTTCGCGTTCGCCGTGTGGCAGGCCGGCCTCGCGGTGTCCGGCTACACGTGGGTGCCGGACGAGAAGAAGCGGTGGCTGCGCCGCATCGGCGCGGGTACCCGCGCCGTGACGGGTGTGGCGATCGGCATCGCCGCGATCACCTACGCGGTGGGCAGTTCGTCGTCCTCGTCGGACGAGCAGCAGCAGACCCTGACCGGGCGCCTGCTCGAACTCCCCGCCGGGCCGTTCCTGGTCGGCGCCGTCGGCCTGGCCGTGATCGGCATCGGGTTCGCCGTGGCGCGCAAGGGCGTGAAGAAGAAGTTCGAGGACGACCTCGACATGGGCGAACTGCCCATCGGTGCCCGCCGCTGGGTCGAGCGCTCGGGTCAGGTGGGCTGGGTGGGCAAGGGCATCGCATACGGGGTCATCGGCGTCCTGGTCGGCCTGGCCGCCGTCACCCACGACCCGAGCCAGTCCGGTGGCATGGACAAGGCCCTTCACACGTTGGCCGCGCAGCCTTACGGCGTCTTCGTCCTGGCTGTCGTCGCGTTGGGCTTCCTCGGCTTCGCCGTCTTCTCGTTCGCCGCCGCCAAGGCCCACCACTCCTGACCCGCGCGAGTCCTCCACTCAGGCACCCCGAAATACGCACTCAGGCACCCTCGATCAGGTGATCACCTCGCGAGTTGTGCACTCGGACACCGCGAGTTGTGCACTCGGACACCGCGAGTTGTGCGTTCACGCATCGAGCCCGGCCCCACACGGGGACCGGGCTCGACGTCGTCCGACTCAGAACGCGGCTTCGTCCACGTCCATCAACGAGTTGTCGGTGGTCTCCGCGACCTTCCGACGCGCGGTCAGCTCGGGCAGCACGTTCTTCGCGAAGAAGCCCGCCACGGCGACCTTGCCCTCGTAGAACGCCTTGTCCCGCGCCGACACCGTGCCGCCGAGCTTGGCCGCCGCCACCTCGGCCTGACGCAGCAGCAGCCACCCGACCAGCACGTCACCGGCCGTCAGCAGCAACCGCACGGTGTTCTGGCCGACCTTGTACAGGTTGCGCACGTCCTCCTGTGACGACGTCAGGAAGCCGACCATCGCGCCGAGCATGCCCTGGAGGTCCTGCAACGCCTGGCCCAGCAGCTTCCGCGCGTCGGCCAGCCGTTCGTCGCCCGGTGCGTCGAGGAACTTCTGGATCTCGTTGTTGAGGAAGCCGAGTGCCTGGCCCTTGTCGCGGATGATCTTCCGGAAGAAGAAGTCCAGCGACTGGATCGCGGTCGTGCCCTCGTACAGGGAGTCGATCTTGGAATCCCGGATGTACTGCTCGATCGGGTAGTCCTGGAGGAAGCCCGAGCCGCCGAGCGTCTGCAACGACTGCGCGAGCTGCTCGTAAGCCCGCTCCGACCCGACGCCCTTCACGACCGGCAGCAGCAGGTCGTTGACCTTCTCGGCCAGCTCGCGGCCCTCGCCGCCCAGGGCGATCTTGTCCTGGAACGTCGCCGTGTACAGGTACACGGCACGCAGGCCCTCGGCGTACGCCTTCTGCAACATCAGGCTGCGCCGCACGTCGGGGTGGTGGGTGATCGGCACGCGCGGCGCGGTCTTGTCCGTCATGCGGGTCAGGTCGGCGCTCTGCACGCGTTCCTTGGCGTACGCCAACGCGTTCAGGTACCCGGTGGACAGCGTGCCGATGGCCTTGGTGCCGACCATCATCCGGGCGTACTCGATGACCTGGAACATCTGCGCGATGCCGTCGTGCACGTCGCCGAGCAGCCAGCCCTTGGCCGGGACGCCGTGCTGGCCGAACGTCAACTCGCACGTCGTCGAGACCTTCAGGCCCATCTTGTGCTCGACGTTGGTCACGAACGCGCCGTTGCGCTCGCCCGTCGACTCGCCGGTCTGCCCGTCGAAGTGCCACTTCGGCACGAGGAACAGCGACAGGCCCTTGGTACCGGGCCGGGACTCGATGCCGGGACCCTCGGGGCGGGCCAGCACGAGGTGCATGATGTTCTCGGTCAGGTCCTGGTCGCCGGACGTGATGAACCGCTTCACGCCGTCGAGGTGCCACGAGCCGTCGTCCTGGAGAACGGCCTTCGTGCGGCCGGCGCCGACGTCGGAACCGGCGTCGGGCTCGGTGAGGACCATGGTGGCGCCCCAGCCGCGTTCGACCATCAGCTCGGCCCACCGCTGCTGCGCCGCGGTGCCGTTGCGCCGGATCACCGTCGCGAAGTTGGGGCCGGCCAGGTACATGTACACGGCGGGGTTGGCGCCGAGGATCAGCTCGGACGCGGCCCACTGGACCGTGGGCGGGATGCCGAAGCCGCCGAGCTCCTCGGGCAGGGACAGCCGGTACCACTCGCCGTCCCAGATCGCCTGGTAGGACTTCTTGAACGACTCGGGCAGCGTCACCGAGTGGGTGGCGGGGTCGAAGATCGGGGGGTGGCGGTCGGCGTCGACGAACGAGTCGGCCAACGGGCCGGTCGCGAGATTGTCCAACTCGGCGAGCACGCCGCGGGCGGTGTCCTCGTCCGCCTGTTCGAACGGGCCCGTGCCGAGGTGGTCCTGCACGTTGAAGACCTCGAAGAGGTTGAATTCGAGGTCCCGGACGTTGCTCTTGTAGTGACCCATCTCGTTCGCTCACTCCGTCAAGGTCGGGCAGAAAGCCTACTGACCGGTAACAGCCAGGGTATTACCCTGCGGTAACAACGGCAAGGTCGAGTCACCCGGTTGTGGGGTATCAGACGGCCGAGCGAGTGAGCGTGAGCATGCGCACCCCGAGCACCACCAGCGCGAACCCCGTCAGCCGGTCGAGGGCACGACGCACGGCCGGGCGGTCCAGGAACCGGCGCACGGTGTGCACGGCCAACACCACGAGCGAGTAGTACGAGAAGCTGATCGCCATCTGCACGACCGCGAGCGTCGCCGTGTCGGCGAACGTGCCGCCGTCGGCGGGCAGGAACTGCGGGAACAACGCGAGGTAGAGCGCGGCGGCCTTCGGGTTGGTCACGTTGGCGACCACACCCGCGCGGAACGAGCCCTTGCGCTCCGCGGCGGGCTTGACCCGGCCGGCACGGCGGAAAGCCTGCACGCCCAACCAGCACAGGTAGACCGCGCCGACGACCTTGAGCACCAGGAACGCGACCTGCGACGTGCGCACGAGCACGGTCAGGCCGAGCGTCGACGCGGCGGCCCAGAACACCAGACCCACGGTGTTCCCCGCGACCGCGGCGAGCCCGGCCGAACGTCCGGCGCGCAGCGACTGGTCGATCACGACGGCGAGCGTCTGACCCGGCGACAGCGAGACGGCGAGGCACGTGAGGACGAAGGCTGCGCTGATCACGCCCTCAGATTGCCGGTCAGGAGGCCGGACTGGTAGGCCAGGGACACGGCATGGGTGCGATCCCGGGCACGCAACTTGCGCAGGATGTTCTTCACGTGGGTGCGCACGGTCTCCACGGAGACGTACAGCTCGGTCGCGACGGCCTGGTTCTCCAGCCCGTCGGCGATGAGCTGGAGGACCTCGTACTCGCGCCGCGAAAGGGAACGTCGAGTGCCCGCCTCGACCGTCGGCGTGAACCCGGCGGCGAGCGGCGCCAACGTCGGGTCGAGGTGGATGCGCTCGTGGAAGGAGCGCATGATCGCCTGGATCACCTCGACGATCTCCCCGTCACGGGGGACGAGACCGCGCACGCCCGCCGCCAACGCCGCACGCACGTACTTCGCCGTCCGGTGCGGTTCCCGCACCAGGGAGACGACGGCGAGCCGCGGGTCGGTCTCGGTGAGCAACGTGGCGAGGTGCCCCTGCGGGTCCAGCACCGAGTCGACCAGCATCACGTCCGGGTGCAGCCGCTCGTGCAGCCGGACCGCGGTGTGCAGCTGGCCCGTCGCGCCGAGCCAATGCAGACCCGGCGTGCGCCGGACCACCGCCTGAAGTCCTTCGCGGAACAACGGAACCGGGTCGACCAGCGCGATGCCGGGTCTACCGGAGTTCACCCCTGTGCCCATGTGGTGTTGAGTCACCAGCCGCTCACCCATGACGGTGATTCGGGAAAAAACTTGAACCGGTTCACCCGTGAGGCTCGTCTCCTCACGGGCGCGTCCGACCGGCGGCAGGCGCACAGTGCCCCATGACCACTTGGCGACCGGCCGACGAGCACGAGTCGACAGCCGGATGGCACCTGTGGCTGAGCTTGAGCACACCCCTCTGGCCGGGGCCGGCGTGGGACGGCACGGCCGCGTCGGCGATGGCGGGGCTGGGCACGGTGCTGTCCGCCTGCGCCCGTTTGGAGTGCACGGGGCCGTTGTCCGACCTGCTGCACTCCGCGGTGTTCGTGGGCAGCCTGCCCCATGAACTGTGGAGTACCGACCTGGAGCCGTTGGATGGCGAGCGGTTGGCGTTGCTGCACGCCGACTTGTCGGGCGTGGCCGACCACTTCTCCCACCTGCGCACCGTGCTGGCGACAGGCGGCGGCTGGGCCGAACTGGAATCCCGGTGAACGACGTCGGCCGGGTCCGCGGACCCGGCCGATGATCGAGAGCGGGTGACGGGAATCGAACCCGCCTCTACAGCTTGGGAACCCGACCTGGTTCTTCCGGTGAAGGTGACGACCTGCGTCTGAGCCGGATCATCGGTAGCCGCGAGTGGCTCTTGTCGACCACTGCTTGTCGCACACGTATCGCACGAAGCACTATGTTTCAGGTGAGCGACGGGACCCGCTCACCGGCCGACTCGATGGGACGGGATCAGAGGCGCTGTCGCCATCGGGCTTGCAGTACAGGAGTACGCACTTCCTTGACGAAGTCGGGAACGACCTTCGCCAAGCGGTCCAGGAACTCTTCCGGTGTGACCGTCGGCTTGTTGTACGCGCAGATCTGGTCGTTGATGCACTCAACCGTGCGGTCGGGGTACAGGTCGA includes the following:
- a CDS encoding LysE family translocator; translation: MISAAFVLTCLAVSLSPGQTLAVVIDQSLRAGRSAGLAAVAGNTVGLVFWAAASTLGLTVLVRTSQVAFLVLKVVGAVYLCWLGVQAFRRAGRVKPAAERKGSFRAGVVANVTNPKAAALYLALFPQFLPADGGTFADTATLAVVQMAISFSYYSLVVLAVHTVRRFLDRPAVRRALDRLTGFALVVLGVRMLTLTRSAV
- a CDS encoding response regulator transcription factor, translating into MNSGRPGIALVDPVPLFREGLQAVVRRTPGLHWLGATGQLHTAVRLHERLHPDVMLVDSVLDPQGHLATLLTETDPRLAVVSLVREPHRTAKYVRAALAAGVRGLVPRDGEIVEVIQAIMRSFHERIHLDPTLAPLAAGFTPTVEAGTRRSLSRREYEVLQLIADGLENQAVATELYVSVETVRTHVKNILRKLRARDRTHAVSLAYQSGLLTGNLRA
- a CDS encoding acyl-CoA dehydrogenase produces the protein MGHYKSNVRDLEFNLFEVFNVQDHLGTGPFEQADEDTARGVLAELDNLATGPLADSFVDADRHPPIFDPATHSVTLPESFKKSYQAIWDGEWYRLSLPEELGGFGIPPTVQWAASELILGANPAVYMYLAGPNFATVIRRNGTAAQQRWAELMVERGWGATMVLTEPDAGSDVGAGRTKAVLQDDGSWHLDGVKRFITSGDQDLTENIMHLVLARPEGPGIESRPGTKGLSLFLVPKWHFDGQTGESTGERNGAFVTNVEHKMGLKVSTTCELTFGQHGVPAKGWLLGDVHDGIAQMFQVIEYARMMVGTKAIGTLSTGYLNALAYAKERVQSADLTRMTDKTAPRVPITHHPDVRRSLMLQKAYAEGLRAVYLYTATFQDKIALGGEGRELAEKVNDLLLPVVKGVGSERAYEQLAQSLQTLGGSGFLQDYPIEQYIRDSKIDSLYEGTTAIQSLDFFFRKIIRDKGQALGFLNNEIQKFLDAPGDERLADARKLLGQALQDLQGMLGAMVGFLTSSQEDVRNLYKVGQNTVRLLLTAGDVLVGWLLLRQAEVAAAKLGGTVSARDKAFYEGKVAVAGFFAKNVLPELTARRKVAETTDNSLMDVDEAAF
- a CDS encoding DUF1206 domain-containing protein, with protein sequence MRRHPTIQVLGRAGMVCYGVVHVLLAVLTAQVVFGDAGEQTDQKGAVALVAQTPFGPVLLWVLAIGLFAFAVWQAGLAVSGYTWVPDEKKRWLRRIGAGTRAVTGVAIGIAAITYAVGSSSSSSDEQQQTLTGRLLELPAGPFLVGAVGLAVIGIGFAVARKGVKKKFEDDLDMGELPIGARRWVERSGQVGWVGKGIAYGVIGVLVGLAAVTHDPSQSGGMDKALHTLAAQPYGVFVLAVVALGFLGFAVFSFAAAKAHHS